GAGAAGTCAATCTCGCGGATCTTCCTTTTGATAGTTTGGAAAGTGTGGAAGTCTATCGTTCCGGAAATCCGATCGGATTTTCCGGTTCTGCGATCGGAGGATCGGTGAATCTTGTGACGAGAAAAGATTCCGGAAAACCTAAAACGAGGATCAATATCGGAGGCGGATCATTTAACACCGGAAAGGCGAGCATTTCTCATACTGGAACTTATAACGGGATCGGCGCGAGTTTTATGGCCCTCGGTGAAAAATCGGATCAAAACTTTTCCTTTAAAAACGATCACGGAACCGTCGTCTTAAACACGTTAGACGATACCATTGATCGAAGAAAAAACGCAGGTTTTGAAAGAGCGGCGCTTTTCGGAACTCTCAAATATCAGATCGGTAAAACTGAACTGAAGTTCTTAAACGATTTCAATCATAGAATCCACGGCCTTCCCGGACCCGGCTCGAATCAAATAAATCAAGTTCATAGAAAATACGATCGTTATACCGGATCTTTCGCCTCTGATACAAAGGGACTTTTTTTTGATTGGTTTCGTCTGGAGACGAGAAGTTTTTATACCGCGGCCAAGGACGATCTCTTTGATCCAGGTTCGGAGTTTTCGAAAGGAACTCCAAATTCAAGAGCGGAGATTCGTCAGATGGGTGTTCAACTCATGCCGACTTTCTATCTCACCGATTACTATCAAATCATCCGCGGTTTTGTTTCCCTTGAGAAAGAATCTTTTGATCGAGAGAGGTTGACTCCTTCCAATTACGTCTCGAGAATCGAACCTCTCAAAGAGAGAACCTATTCTTCTTATCGTTTAGAAGACGAGATTCGTCTTTTTGACGCAAAGGTTTTACTGATTCCTTCCGTGACATGGGATCACTATAAGGATCGTTTTCCTTCGGAAGAACCTTGGTATCGAAAGGAAGATCCTCTTTCCAGAGATCAAAAAAAAACTACATTCACAAATCCTAAATTCGGTTTTGTCTGGAAGATCTTTGAAAGAGAGACCTGGGACATTCAGTTTCAAGCAAACGTTTCGAAACAATATAGAATTCCTTCCTTTTTGGAAATGTTCGGAGAGCAGGGGAGCATCATCGCCAACCCGAATCTCAAACCGGAGCAGAGCGGGAATGGGGACGGCGGTTTTGTCTTGAAGACCGATCATTCTTTCTTAAAAACCAAGACGAGTGTTTCTTATTTTTCAAAAGATATCAAAGATATGATTCTATTTCTTCCGAATTCTCAATTTACTCTGAGACCGGAGAACGTCGATTCGGCGAAGATTCGAGGCGTTGAATTTTCTCATCGAGAGGATTGGAAATACGGTTTTAGGTTTCTTTTCAATTATACGTATCAGAGCGCGATCAACAATTCTTCTTCTCCATATCTAAACGGGAAAGTCCTTCCTTTAAGACCAAGACATGAATTTTCAAGCACTCTTTCCTGGAAAGGAAAACGACTCGAAACCGGTTTGGAATTGTTGTATATTGGAGCCGTGTTCCGGGATAGAACTAACGAATACATCAACTACATTCCTGCGAGGCAGATCTGGAATTGTTTTTTTACCTGGGTTCTTTATTCCGAACCGGGAGAATCTACGAAAGATTCTTTGGGTAATATCAAAGAATCCGCACCTTCCAAAGAATTCTTACTTACCTTCGAAGTGAAGAATTTTACGGATAAGAGAATTTCCGATCTGATCGGTTATCCGCTTCCCGGAAGAAGTTGGTATGCGACTTTGAGTATGAGGTTTTGAAATGAAGTCGAAACTTTTGATTTTAATTATATTCTACTTTTTGAATGTTTCCTGTCAGGATCTGCAAAGGCCTTCTTTTTTGAGCCTTCTCTTAACTCAAAATCTTTCAGGTAATATCGGAGTTGTGACTACCGACTTTAGCGGCGGAGGAAGGTTCAAGGTCATCAATCCTTCTCTTCTCTATAGTTATCCGGGTCTGACCCCGATTCATTCGGACGCTCTCGCGAGGTTCGGTTTGGGAAGGGTTTATATCTTGAATCTTCTCAATCGAGACAGCATTCAGGTTTTAGATCCGAATTTCGGCTTTATTACGGTTTCGGAACTCTCTCTCGGATCCAAGGTCAATCCGGCCGACATAGAGTTTGCGGGACCTTCCAAGGCTTACGTTAGTCTCTATGGTTCGAATCGACTTTTGATTTTGGATCCGACTTTGATGGTCGTAACGGGTTTTATCGATTTGGGAAGTTACTCGGAAACTTTTTCCGCAGGAGGAAGTCCGGACGGAATTCCTGAGATGAGCGGAATGAAGATCGTAGGAGATTCTTTATTTGTATGTCTTCAGAGATTGGATCGAAACGATCCTTCCGGTTTTTTTCCGCCGAATACGACTTCTCTCCTACTTGAAATTAACATTCCAAGCGATAAGGTTATCGGAAGTTATACGTTTCCCGCATCCAATCCAGTGAACAAACCTCAGCTCTTGGATCTTTTTGGAGAACCTCATCTTGTGTTCGCGACTCCCGGAAGAATGGGTTTCTTAAGTCAGATAGACGGCGGTGTAAGCGCGTTTCGACTTTCAACTCGTTCTTTTCTGTCGAGATTTTTATTTTCGGAATCGGTTGCAGGAGGGGATATCGTAAACGTTCAGGTCAAATCCGATTCGATCGGTTACGCTTCTGTTTTGGATTCGAGTTTTACAAAAACTCTCAAGGTTTTTAATCCGAGCACGGGAGAAACGATTGCTACTCTCTTACGCATTCCTTCCAGTTACGATGCAAGTCTCTCAAGTATTCTACTTGCTTCCGATAAAATTTTATATGTGGGGAATACTCAGTTTCAGCAACCGGGAGTTACGATGTTTGATACGGAGAGGGGAAACTCGCTTCTTACTCCGACTCCGATCTCCGTGGACTTACAACCTTACGATATTATCGAATTGAAATAGTCATAACTTCGGAGTTGGAATCGGATCCCGTTTTCTTCAAACGTCGAAAACGTTTTTGTCGGATTCGATTC
This is a stretch of genomic DNA from Leptospira tipperaryensis. It encodes these proteins:
- a CDS encoding TonB-dependent receptor plug domain-containing protein, whose protein sequence is MGSSNYIRYLEYSKILLFFISAAGLYAQENPNSPKTQKAETVQVLGKAPESGSQNFRSNPSGFQTAIKLDETSARYTSLPEVLEREAGLRVRSFGGLGSYSTLSIRGTNPNQSRIYLDGIPLNNSQGGEVNLADLPFDSLESVEVYRSGNPIGFSGSAIGGSVNLVTRKDSGKPKTRINIGGGSFNTGKASISHTGTYNGIGASFMALGEKSDQNFSFKNDHGTVVLNTLDDTIDRRKNAGFERAALFGTLKYQIGKTELKFLNDFNHRIHGLPGPGSNQINQVHRKYDRYTGSFASDTKGLFFDWFRLETRSFYTAAKDDLFDPGSEFSKGTPNSRAEIRQMGVQLMPTFYLTDYYQIIRGFVSLEKESFDRERLTPSNYVSRIEPLKERTYSSYRLEDEIRLFDAKVLLIPSVTWDHYKDRFPSEEPWYRKEDPLSRDQKKTTFTNPKFGFVWKIFERETWDIQFQANVSKQYRIPSFLEMFGEQGSIIANPNLKPEQSGNGDGGFVLKTDHSFLKTKTSVSYFSKDIKDMILFLPNSQFTLRPENVDSAKIRGVEFSHREDWKYGFRFLFNYTYQSAINNSSSPYLNGKVLPLRPRHEFSSTLSWKGKRLETGLELLYIGAVFRDRTNEYINYIPARQIWNCFFTWVLYSEPGESTKDSLGNIKESAPSKEFLLTFEVKNFTDKRISDLIGYPLPGRSWYATLSMRF
- a CDS encoding YncE family protein is translated as MKSKLLILIIFYFLNVSCQDLQRPSFLSLLLTQNLSGNIGVVTTDFSGGGRFKVINPSLLYSYPGLTPIHSDALARFGLGRVYILNLLNRDSIQVLDPNFGFITVSELSLGSKVNPADIEFAGPSKAYVSLYGSNRLLILDPTLMVVTGFIDLGSYSETFSAGGSPDGIPEMSGMKIVGDSLFVCLQRLDRNDPSGFFPPNTTSLLLEINIPSDKVIGSYTFPASNPVNKPQLLDLFGEPHLVFATPGRMGFLSQIDGGVSAFRLSTRSFLSRFLFSESVAGGDIVNVQVKSDSIGYASVLDSSFTKTLKVFNPSTGETIATLLRIPSSYDASLSSILLASDKILYVGNTQFQQPGVTMFDTERGNSLLTPTPISVDLQPYDIIELK